In Embleya scabrispora, the DNA window GGAAGCTGTACGGCGAGGTCCGGGGCTTGTAGGCACCACCGCGCAGGATGGCGCCCCCGGCGAGCGCGACGCCGTGCGCGGAGTCGCCCATCTGGGCCCGGTTCTCCACCGCGCACGGGCCCGCGACGACCACGAACGCCGGGCCGCCGATCGGCACTCCGGCCACGTCGACGACGGTGTCGGCGCGTTGGTAGGCGCGTCCGGTGAAGCGCAATGCGTCCTCGGTGTCGACCACCGATTCCACACCGGGCAACGGTCGGATGCGTTCGGCCAGGCCCCGCGGAGCGGTCCCGGTCGAGATCAGGTGGGCGCGGCCGTGGCATCGGCTGCGCAGTACCTGCATGTCCTCCGCACGAAGCGCCGCAGCCACGTCTTCGGCAAGCTCCGGAGCGGAAGTCTGATCCATCACCACGATCATCGGCGTAGTCCCCCAGCGTCCTGATGGCGCGACCCGAACCCCCGTCCAGGCCGAATCGGACACTGGCAGGGCGCACTTGCGCACCCCTGTCGTGTCTCTTGCGTGCGCGGGGCGGGAGTCGGGCGGGGCGTGGAGGGCGACGAAAGGCTGCGTCCGGCGGGTCCGGGCCGGGCATTGGTGCGACCGGTTCGCCCGCTCGCACCGGGCGCTCGGCCCCCTTTTCAGCGTCGCGCCGAGACCAGCCACAGGCGTTGGGCCAACCGCTGGTCGGCGGCGAGCACGGGCGGTACCGGCCGGCCCAGGCCGGCGGCGTACGACTCGACGTCGACCAGAGTGGCCTGCCAGCCGAAGCCGGCCAGCCACTGCAGCGGGTCGTCGATCGAGGACCGCCAGGCCACCCCGACCCGGGCGAGCTCGTGCGCCATGTGGGCGAACTCCTCGGTCTGCATCATCGCCGCGTTGACGTGGTCCAGAACCAGCCGGCTGCCCGGCTGCGACAGTGCGCCGACGCGCGCGAGCAGCCCGTCGCAGTCGGCCCGACCGAGGTAGAGCAGCAATCCCTCGGCCACCCACACGGTGGGCAGCGTGGGGTCGAATCCGGCCGAACACAGCGCCGCCGCCCACTCGTCGGCGAGGTCGACCGGCACCGGCACGCGGTGACATCGCGCCCGCGCCCGCGCCCGCGCCAGCACCTCCGCCTTGTAACGCAGCACGTCCTGTCGGTCGAGCTCGAACACCCGCACCCCCGCCGGCCAGGGCAGCCGGAAGGCGCGGGTGTCCAGTCCGGCCCCGAGCAGCACCATCTGGCGCCCGCCGACGCGGGCGGCGGCGAGCAGTTCGTCGTCGAACAGGCGGGTGCGCAGCCCGATGAATCCGTGCATCCCGGACCAGCGTGCGCCCAGCGACCTCCTCGGCCGGAATCCGGCCGGCGGCGCCGCGCGGGACGCGTCCAGTGGGGCCAGGAAGGCCGCCGCGAGGTGGTCGTCGAAGAGTCGATCGGGACGACGGCTCTCCAGGTTGCGTTCGGCGGCGATGCTCAACGCGGTCAGGCCGGCTCCCGACAGCGGGAAATCCTGGTGGTCGCGGGGTTGGTGGCTCGGCTCGGTCATCACTGTCCCTCCCACTCCGACGACGATCCCGGCACCTTCGGGCACCGTGCGTCGTCGGGCGATTACGGTTCGCTGTCACCACATTGCCGGGGGGCGAAACGGAAATACCAGCCAGTTGTCCTCTGGCGCCGGATATCGGCTTTCAAGTAGCGTCGTGGGGTGGATTCCACCAGGCTCGACCGGCTGGAACGGCAATTGGTACATGCGCTCCAGATCGACGGGCGCGCGCCTTTGAGTCGAGTGGCCGCGGTCCTGGACGTATCCGATCAGACCGTGGCCCGCCGCTATCGCAAGCTGCATAACTCCGGTGCCATGCGGGTGCTGGGCCTGCCCGACGTCAGCCGCTTCGGTCAGGTCGAGTGGCTGGTCCGGATCCAGTGCAGCCCCGACGCGGCGGCCGGCGTCGCCGCCGCCCTGGCCCGGCGCGACGACACCTCCTGGGTCAGCCTGACCGCCGGCGGCACCGAGATCGTCTGCGTCACCCGCAGCGGGCCGCGTACCGACGGCGATTCGCTGCTCCTGCAGAAGTTACCGCGCACTCCACGCGTGGTCGGGGTCACCGCGCACAACATCCTGCACGCGTTCTCCGGCGGCCCGACCGGCTGGCACGGCAAGGCCGACTCGCTGACCCCCGACCAGATCCGCGAACTCGACGCGGGGCTGGGCGATCCCCCCACGCGGCGCGAGCGACTGGAGATGTTCGAGGGCGACGGCAAACTCCTGGCCATGCTCGCCCTGGACGGTCGGGCCGGCTACGCCAAACTGGCCGAGGTGACCGGCTGGTCCGAATCGACCGCCAAGCGCCGGTTGGAGCGGCTGCGCCGGGCCCGGGCGCTGTTCTTCGACGTGGAGATCGATTCGGCGCTGCTCGGCTACGAGGCCGAGATGATGTTGTGGCTCTCCGTGCCCCCGGCGGCCCTGGTCGCGGTCGGTGAGGCGCTGGCCGAGCATCACGAGGTCGCCTTCGCCGCCGCCGTCACCGGCTCGGCGAATCTGGTCGCGATGGTCGCCTGCCACGACACCGACGACTTCTACCACTACCTGACCACGCGGATCGCCACCTTGACCCAGGTGGTGGCGATGGAGACGGCTCCGGTCATCCGCTCGGTCAAGCGCGCCGGCAGCGTACCCAAGTCGTTGTCCGCCGGGAGCGGTCCGCCCCGGCGCTGACGGACCCCGCGCGTTCGTCGACGGTGGGACCACGCACGCCCGCGTCGGCGGTGGAACCGTCGGCCGTCTCGTCCGGCGCGTCTCGACGATTTCCCACCTCGTCGGCGGTCGTGATGTCGAAAACAAGCAATGCGGGCCCCCTGCGTGGCGCGGTCCGGCCGATCGCCACGAAGGTTTCGGTGACCGGGTTCTCGACATCGACCCCCGCCGCCGAGAGGAAACTCATGCGTAAGTGGCCGCCCCTTGTGGCGATCTGCCTGGGTACGTTCATGCTGCTCGTGGACGTGACCATCGTGACCGTGGCCCTGCCGGACATGGCTACCGATCTGGACACCGAGCTGTCCGATCTGGAGTGGGTCGTCGACATCTACGCGCTGGCGCTGGCCGCGCTGCTGCTCGGCATCGGATCGACCGCGGACCTCCTGGGTCGCAAGGCCACCTACCTGGTCGGCCTGGTGGTCTTCGCGATCGCCTCACTGGTGTGTGCGCTGGCCCCCGACGCCGGCGTGCTGATCGCGGCCCGCGGTGTCCAGGGCATCGGCGCGGCCGGCATGTTCGGCACCACCATCGCCCTGTTGGGCTCGCACTACCGGGGCAAGGACCGCGCCGTCGCGTTCGCCGTGTGGGGTGCCACGAACGCGGTGGCCGCGGCGGCGGGACCGGTGGTCGGCGGTCTGTTGACCGAATACCTGGACTGGCGTTGGATCTTCTACGTCAACCTGCCGGTGAGCGTGATCGCGGTCGTGCTGAGCGTGCGGGTGCTCGAGGAGGAGCGCCCCGCGGAGCGCCACCGCATCGACCTCCCGGGCATCGTCGCGTTCACCGTCGCCGCCGGGTCGGTCACCTTCGCGCTGATCCGGGCCCACGTCGACGGCTGGACGTCGGTGAACACGCTGGGCATGCTCGGGCTCGGCCTGGTCGCGCTGATCGTGTTCATCGTGGTGGAGCGCCGGCACCCGTACCCGATCCTGGACCTCACGCTCTTTCGGAGCCGGGCGTTCGTGGGCATCATGTCGGCCGGCCTGTTGATGCAGGCCGCGGCGTTCGCCTATCTGCTGTTCACGTCCCTGTGGTTGCAGACCGTTCTGGGCTACGGGCCGATCAAGGCGGGCCTGTACATCCTGCCGCTGAGCATCTCGGCGTTCGTACTCTCCGCCCTGGTGGGCCGACTGGGACCGTGGGCCCCCAAACCCGCGATCGGCATCGGCATGCTCTTCATCGCGGCGGGCGCGGCGTTGCAGGCGTTCGTCGAGGCCGGCTCGTCGGGCACGGTGATCATCGGCGGCCTGCTGGTGGCCGGCGTCGGGGTGGGTCTGGTCACGCCGACCCTGTCCGGTGCCGCGTTGGCCTCGGTTCCGGCGGCTCGTGGCGGCATGGCCGGCGGTGCGGTCAACACCTTCCGCCAACTCGGCTTCGCCCTGGGCATCGCCGTGTTCGGCGTCATCTTCCAGGCCCGGGTCCAGGACGTGCTCACCGACAAGGGCCGGTTGGCCAACGCCCACGACGTGGCCGGGGCCCTGACCGGCGGTCAGGCGCAGGGCGTGATCGCCCGCACCCCCGAACCCGAGCGGGCCTCGATGGATCATCTGGTCCGGGAAGCCTTCGCCTCGGGCCTGAATGTGACGCTGTGGGTCGCCGCGGGCATGGCCGTCCTGGCCGCGCTCGTGGTCTTCGTCCTGGTCGACACGCCCGCGTCCCGGGAATCGAGCGACGAGGAGCCCGACTCGGCGGAGGCGACCTCGGCGGTGGGACACGTGTGACCTCCCGCCCGGCGACCCTCCCGGGACCGGCCCGCCCGGTGCCGTCGTCGGGCCACGGGGCGCGCCGGTCGGGTCCTGCCACACACACGCGCCGGTCGGACCGAAGCCTGCGGTCCGACCGGCGCGCGCGTGTGGTGTTCAGGGCCGGGCGGCGGGTGGCGACAGGCCCATCTGTGCCAGCACCGCGTCACCGACCGAGGTCCCGACCCGACCGAGATCGAACGGCAGGTCGAAGTGATTGCGTCCGACCACCACCAGATCGCGAACCGGGTGCCCCCCGCCCCGCAGCATCTGGACGAACTCCCTTTGCTGCCGGGCGTATTCGAAGGTCTCGTCGGCTCCTCGGGCGATGATCACCGATCGTGCGGCGAGGGTTCCCGCCCGCAGCGGACTGTAGCGCTCCGCGGTTTCCCGATCCAGTCCCAGCGCGTCGTTGACGTAGCTCGACCGGATCGGTTGCAGGTCGTACACCCCGCTGAGCAGGCACACCCCGGGCACTCGCGGCCCCGCCTCGGGTCCGCTGAGCGCCGCCGCGACGAGATGGGCGCCGGCCGAACTCCCGCCCGCGTACACCGCGTCGCCCGCGTGTCCGAGCGCGTCGGCGTGCTCGCACAACCAGCGCAGCGCGCGCCGCACCGACGCGACCATCTCGGCCAGCGAGTTGCCCGGCGCCAGTCCGTATCCCAGCGCCGCGAACGCCGCCCCGGAACTCACGAACCGGGGTGCGGCGAAGGCGGATTCCTCCTTGCTGCACTGCTGCCAGTGGCCGCCGTGGACGAACACGAACAGCGGTGCGCCGGGCCGGGTCGCGGGGAAGTAGTCGAGCCGCTCGGCCGGATCGGGTCCGTATCGCACGTCCGGGCGGCAGGCCAGGTCGGCGCGTGCCTGCCGGCTGCGATCCGCGGCCTGGTCCAGGGTCCGCAGAAAGTCGGGCGCGCGGGAACTCGGCGAGTACTCCCGGTCGAGCGCGGCTCGATCGAACGCGCCGTAGACGATGGTCATGGGTCCTCCACATTCGGTCGACGCCGCGGCACCGGCGTTCGATGTTCGACGGTTGCGGGGTTCGTCGGCGACGCGTCTCAGGCGCTGTCCTCCAGCGCCTCCCGCTCCCCCGTCTCGCGCCGG includes these proteins:
- a CDS encoding SAM-dependent methyltransferase, with protein sequence MTEPSHQPRDHQDFPLSGAGLTALSIAAERNLESRRPDRLFDDHLAAAFLAPLDASRAAPPAGFRPRRSLGARWSGMHGFIGLRTRLFDDELLAAARVGGRQMVLLGAGLDTRAFRLPWPAGVRVFELDRQDVLRYKAEVLARARARARCHRVPVPVDLADEWAAALCSAGFDPTLPTVWVAEGLLLYLGRADCDGLLARVGALSQPGSRLVLDHVNAAMMQTEEFAHMAHELARVGVAWRSSIDDPLQWLAGFGWQATLVDVESYAAGLGRPVPPVLAADQRLAQRLWLVSARR
- a CDS encoding Lrp/AsnC family transcriptional regulator: MDSTRLDRLERQLVHALQIDGRAPLSRVAAVLDVSDQTVARRYRKLHNSGAMRVLGLPDVSRFGQVEWLVRIQCSPDAAAGVAAALARRDDTSWVSLTAGGTEIVCVTRSGPRTDGDSLLLQKLPRTPRVVGVTAHNILHAFSGGPTGWHGKADSLTPDQIRELDAGLGDPPTRRERLEMFEGDGKLLAMLALDGRAGYAKLAEVTGWSESTAKRRLERLRRARALFFDVEIDSALLGYEAEMMLWLSVPPAALVAVGEALAEHHEVAFAAAVTGSANLVAMVACHDTDDFYHYLTTRIATLTQVVAMETAPVIRSVKRAGSVPKSLSAGSGPPRR
- a CDS encoding MFS transporter; translated protein: MRKWPPLVAICLGTFMLLVDVTIVTVALPDMATDLDTELSDLEWVVDIYALALAALLLGIGSTADLLGRKATYLVGLVVFAIASLVCALAPDAGVLIAARGVQGIGAAGMFGTTIALLGSHYRGKDRAVAFAVWGATNAVAAAAGPVVGGLLTEYLDWRWIFYVNLPVSVIAVVLSVRVLEEERPAERHRIDLPGIVAFTVAAGSVTFALIRAHVDGWTSVNTLGMLGLGLVALIVFIVVERRHPYPILDLTLFRSRAFVGIMSAGLLMQAAAFAYLLFTSLWLQTVLGYGPIKAGLYILPLSISAFVLSALVGRLGPWAPKPAIGIGMLFIAAGAALQAFVEAGSSGTVIIGGLLVAGVGVGLVTPTLSGAALASVPAARGGMAGGAVNTFRQLGFALGIAVFGVIFQARVQDVLTDKGRLANAHDVAGALTGGQAQGVIARTPEPERASMDHLVREAFASGLNVTLWVAAGMAVLAALVVFVLVDTPASRESSDEEPDSAEATSAVGHV
- a CDS encoding alpha/beta hydrolase, giving the protein MTIVYGAFDRAALDREYSPSSRAPDFLRTLDQAADRSRQARADLACRPDVRYGPDPAERLDYFPATRPGAPLFVFVHGGHWQQCSKEESAFAAPRFVSSGAAFAALGYGLAPGNSLAEMVASVRRALRWLCEHADALGHAGDAVYAGGSSAGAHLVAAALSGPEAGPRVPGVCLLSGVYDLQPIRSSYVNDALGLDRETAERYSPLRAGTLAARSVIIARGADETFEYARQQREFVQMLRGGGHPVRDLVVVGRNHFDLPFDLGRVGTSVGDAVLAQMGLSPPAARP